TGATCCGAGCTCTCCATCCATTTCCCTCTTTTGAATTCCCATTCATTTTATTTGTGGCTTATGGGCTTCTTCTTTGAGTGTAAGCTACCTTACACATCTTTGTATCTCCCATGACACCTAATATTAGGTACTCAATAGGTGTTTATTGACTAAAAGAGATGTGTATATTCATTATGTATTCATTATATAGCATAATAGGCTTAAGCTCAGTGAAGGTAGGAACTATGACTATCTTATCCCCATTCTGATTTTCTAGCCCCTAGCACATAggaaacactcaataaacatttgttcagTGTGAATCACTACAGTTACCAGTTGTCAGGATATAAATTTCCTGATGACCCAGTAGATATCTGGAAAtactacttttatattttttttaagtattagttACTTACGTTTCTTCATTAAATACTGACAAATACCGGTTGGTAAAGGCCATGTATTAATACTTTcactttacagaaaaggaaactgtttCTTAAAGAAATGAAGTAGTTTGTTTATGATCATATAGCCAATGAGTTAACATAATGGAGTCTAAATTTCAAGTCTTCCGATATGACGTTTAGCATCCATTTTCTTGGCCAAGGTGGTTTGCCCAAAGGCCAGTCTGGTTCCATCTGCTTTAGAATTATtgaggttagggcttccctggtggcgcagaggttaagagtccgcctgccgatgcatgggacacgggttcatgccctggtctgggaagatcccacatgccacggagcagctgggcccgtgagccatggccgctgagcctgcgcgtcggagcctgtgctccacaacgggagaggccacaacagtgagaggcccgcgtaccgcaaaaaaaggatTGTTGAGGTTAAGCTATTGCAATCATGCTGTATGGAATAGAATTAAGTCCTGATTGACCCAATGTCTGTATGTTGGATGTtttcaaaatcaaacaaacaaaacacaaaaactgtTTTCTGAAGAAAATCTTGGCCCTGCCTGTAGACACTCCCTCCAAGGTGAGATGCCTGTCTGTTCAGGCACTCTTCTTGTGGGCTTCTACCCCTAGTTGGGTTTGCTGTTAAGGTGTGGGTCTGATTTCAGCGGGCTGCATAGAGAGCAGGTCTCCAGGTATTTGCGAGGCAGTACAGTCTGGCCCTTACCACTCCTCATAGTCATTGAAGGCATGAGGGGGAGAGTCAGGGAGCCTTGCTCGATGCACATGCAGTCATTCCCTTTTCATACTCATATATTCTTAAATCCAGTCACAGCAGCAGCCAGCTGAGCACCTAGCCTCCCACAGCTGCTTTTACTAGATTGCTGTTTGCTCATTTGCCATCAGGCTGGATATTAAGGATCATTGTAAGAAACAGTCCTCTGAAACGGTTTCATCTTTTATAAGGGTATTATGGGACATTCATTATAATACACCATGTCTTTTATGAAAATTTCTTGAGAGAAATCTGTCTGACCTTAATGCAAAGAATGCTTTTACCTCTCCAGAGCAATTGCTTTGTTTTTACCTTATGGACATTGTGAATGTTTAACTTAACACTCTCTGGTTAGCTGCCAAAAGGCAAGAGCCAAATTTGTGGCCCACCCATAACAAGTGTACTCTATGCCTCGTTAACTTCGTTCCTGGCTCCAGTTTGTGTCTGTGCTCAAGTTATTCTTCTTAAGAAAATCTTAACTCATGCCATCTTATTTTATACAGATTGATATACACACTCATCAACAGCCTTGTATTCTGAAATAGTTCATATTATGATACACTGTATGCACAAAAAAACCGTCTTTGGTGCTTCCTAGCTAACTCATTACTTGAGGTTTTTTCTTCGgggtatatttatttttctgtatgggtTTTTGTAGGGTTTTGATTACatgaaaatggtaaaattttattgttttaatagtgTAACCAAGTGGTAAAATAACTGGTCTAATGGCCAGAGTTGATTAAATTGATGTCACTATTCTAGCCCAGTctttcatagcagtgttattttcTTACAATATGCTTTGCTTTGTACTCACAATCTGCATGTGACAGTTTATTGCTTtatgatttttagaaatattGTTATGCTGCCAAGTGAGTGCATAGCAGTGACCTCTGTTAGGTTCAAATATTATATTACCACACTTATCACATTTCTTGTCTCTGTTAGCACCTTACCTCAGGTGATCATGAGCATATTAATTTACTATATGACTTGTCTTGCTCCCACTCTAAGTTAGTCATGCCTTTGTTTGAACAAGGTAATAAGAATGGATATTTGTTTCCAAGCCTCATTTCCTTTGATTAGTTTGGAGCTCTATCCAGATTGTCCAATCATCTTACTAATATCATCCAATTAATAACATAAATACTATTTGTAcaacattttatacttttttaatacCTTCGAGTAAAATTATTTGGCCTTTTCTACAACTTTCTGGGGCCTTTTTACAGATGACCAAAAACAAGGACAAAATCAAAATCAATTAAATGACTTAATCAGGATGATACTAGCAAATCAGTGGTAGAGCTAGGGCTAGACCCAGGTCTCATGATTTCTGTGCCACACTACCTTTCAGTGCCCAAAGAATTTCTGTAGTCTCTGTCTTACCCCTTGAGGTTAAAGATGGGAAAGACTGTCACTCATGTTCATAACTGGGCAGAATCAGGAATGAATTTCATTTGTATTACTCATGATTTTCTGTTCTTGAAATTACAGTTCCTTTTAATACTCTAATCACTGTCACTTTCCATTATGGAATGAGGAAGCAATATTTTATCTTATCtcttgaaaattaattttgaaatggaAGCTATTTCCCTTAGTAATTAGTAACATTTAAATTGGACTCTGAaaatacatcttttttaaaattaattaatttattcttggctgagttgggtcttcgttgctgcacgcaggctttcttagttgtggcaagcaggggccagtcttcgttgcggtgtgcgggcctctcattgtggagcacgggctctaggcacgcaggcttcagcagttgtggctcacaggctttagagcgcaggctcagcagtagtggcacacgggcccagttgctccgcggcgtgtgggaccttcctggactggggctcgaacccatgtcccctgcgttggcaggtggattcttaaccactgcaccaccagggaagccctgaaaattcatctttaatataaaaacaatttacCATTCTTATCATGCATATTCATTAAAGGGCCAAATATATGGTTAATGCTATAGAGTTTTGTAAAACATTAGTTATAATTTTAACCAATCTCTGCATTTAAAGAGGAGATTTTAAATCCATGGTTACTATTTCAGATGCAGAATTTCCAAAGTTTTCATTCTAACTAATTGTTAACATAAAGCACATAAGCTAGAGGGTTTTTTTTGAGTGTTTACTCTTAGCCAGACATTGTTGCTAAACACTTTACAGTTATATTTAATCCTTACCCAAAACCTTGTAAGAGTAGTTGATatttatgatccccattttacagccaaGTGTCATATTCAACAGTAAATATTGTCTTCTGCCTCTCCTTCAGCTTCTGGAATTTCTGAGCAGCCCTGGTCAGTACAAGATGGACCCAGTAGTCTTGAGTTACATGGACAGTCTACTGCGGCAATCAGATGTCTCACTATTGGATCCTCCAAGCTGGCTCAATGACCATATTATTGGGTTTGCCTTTGAGTACTTTGCCAACAGTCAGTTTCATGACTGTTCTGACCATGTCTGCTTCATCAGCCCTGAAGTCACCCAGTTCATCAAGTGCACTGGCAACCCAGCAGAGATCGCCATGTTCCTTGAACCCTTGGACCTCCCTCACAAGAGAGCTGTATTTTTAGCCATCAATGATAATTCCAACCAGGCAGCTGGGGGAACCCATTGGAGTTTGTTGGTTTATCTCCAAGATAAAAATAGCTTTTTTCATTATGATTCTCATAGTAGGAGCAACTCAGTCCATGCAAAGCAGGTAGCAGAGAAACTAGAGGCTTTCTTAGGCAGAAAAGGAGACAAATTGGCCTTTGTGGAAGAGAAAGCCCCTGCTCAACATAACAGCTATGACTGTGGGATGTACGTGATATGTAACACTGAGGCCTTGTGTCAGAACTACTTCAGGCAACAGCCAGAATCACTATTGCAGCTACTCACTCCTACGTACATCACAAAGAAGAGAGGAGAATGGAAAGATCTCATTGCCACACTTGCTAAAAATTAGCTGTTGAAATATATTTGTGACTTTTGAAGTCTCGCCTCTCCCCATGTATTTGGATGGCTACAACCTCAGTGCCTGAAGGAAGATGCCTGGTAGAGGAAAGGTTAGAATTCTTACTTTTTCCTGAGAGAATGTTATCCTCTGTATTATCCTAATGGAAAGTTTCACTTTAACCCTAACTTGAGAGCAACATGTTCTGTGAAAATGTCTTGAAAATATGCACCAAAACCTTAAAACCAAGCTATCTTAACACTTATTAATTCCCTTTTGGTCTCCCTTATCCACATTGGCTTATTCCAAATGAAAAGCAGTGATCGGTAAAATAAATTAAGACTATGTGAAGTCTAGAATGCAAGAAGAAAATTATAGCAGAACCAAAAACTTATTGCACAgcccacatattttttttttgtcaaaagtGATTTGACATAACATGACCTATAactaaataaacaatttaaaagccGTATGCCAACTCACTGTGCTATTCTGTTGATTTTTAGTTAGTGCCTAGTGACATGAAAaaggattgttttattttttttgaattttatttttttatacagcaggttcttattaatcatcaattttatacacatcagtgtatacatttcaatcccaatcacccaattcatcaccaGCCCCCcgccgccgctttccccccttggtgtccatacatttgttctctacatctgtgtctcagtttccgacctgcaaactggttcatctgtaccatttttctaggttccacatatatgcgttaatatacaatatttgtttttctctttctgacttatttcactctgtatgacagtctctaggtccatctacatctcaacaaatgacccaatttcgttcctttttatggctgagtaatattccattgtatatatgtaacacatcttctttatccattcgtctgtcgatgggcatttaggttgcttccatgacctggctattgtaaatagtgttgcaatgaacattggggtgcatgtgtctttttgaattatggttttctctgggtatatgcccagtagtgggattgctggattatatggtaattctatttttagctttttcaggaacctccatactgttttctatagtggctgtatcaatttacatttccaccaacagtgcaagagggttccctttcctccacaccctgtccagcatttgttgtttgtagattttctgatgatgcccattataactggtgtgaagtgataccacattgtagttttgatttgcatttctctaataattagtgatgttgagcagcttttcatgtgcttcttggccatctgtatgtcttctttggagaaatgtctaggccttctgcccatttttggattgggttgtttgtttttttaatattgagctgcatgagctgtttatatagtttggagattaatcctttgtccattgatccatttgcaaatattttctcccattctgagggttttcttttcgtcttatttatggtttcctttcctgtgcaaaagctttgaagtttcattaggtcccatttgtttatttttgtttttatttccattactctaggaggtggatcaaaaaagatcttgctgtgatttatgtcaaagagtgttcttcctatgttttcctctaagagttttatagtgtctggtcttacatttagatctctaatccattttgagtttatttttgtgtatggtgttagggagtgctctaatttcatcttatacatgtagctgtccagctttcccagcaccacttattgaagagactatcttttctccatcgtgtatccttgcctcctttgtcatacattagttgaccataggtgtgtgcgtttatctctgagctttctatcttgtttattgatctatatttctgtttttgtgccagtaccatattgtcttgattactgtaactttgtagtatagtctgaagtcaggcagtctgattcctccagctccgcttttttccctcaagcctgctttggctattcggggtcttctgtgtctccatacaaattttaagactttttgttctagttctgtaaaaaatgccattggtaatttgatagggatttcattgaatctgtagattgctttgggtattatagtcattttcacagtgttgatccttccaatccaagaacatggtatatctctctatctgttggtatcatctttaattcctttcatcagtgtcttatagttttctgcatataggtcttttgtctccctaggtaggtttattcctaggtattttattctttttgttacagtggtaaatgggagtgtttccttaatttctctttcagatttttcatcattagtgtattggaatgcaGGAGGTTTCtacgcattaattttgtatcctgcaactttaccaaattcattgattagctgtagtagttttctggtggcatctttacgattctGTTTGTGTAGTATCatatcacctgcaaacagtgacagttttacttcttcttttccaatttgtattcttttatttctttttcttctctaattgccatggctatgacttccaaaactgtgttgaataataatggtgagagtggacatccttgtcttgttcctgatcttagaggaaatgctttcagtttttcaccattgagaatgatgtttgctgtgggtttgttgtatatggcctttattatgttgaggtaggctcctctatgcccactttctggagagtttttatcataaatgggtgttgaattttgtcaaaagctttttctgcatctactgagatgatcatatggtttttattctttaatttgttaatatggtgtatcacattgattgatttgtatatattgaataatccttgcatccctgggatgaatcccacttgatcatggtgtatgatccttttaatgtgttgttggattctgtttgctagtgttttgttgaggatttttgcatctatattcatcagtgatattggtctgtaattttctttttttgtagtatctttgtctggttttggtatcagggtgatggtggcctcatagagtgagtgtggggagtgttccttcctctgcaactttttggaagactttgagaaggatgggtgttagctcttctctaaatgttagatagaattcacctgtgaagccatctcatcctggacttttgtttgttggaagatttttaatcacagtttcaatttcattacttgtgattggtctgttcatattttctatttcttcctagttcagtcttggcaggttatacctttctaataagttgtccatttcttccaggttgtccattttattggcatagagtggcttgtagtagtctcttaggatgctttgtatttctgtggtgtctgttgtaacttctcctttttcatttctaattttattgatttgagtcctctccctcttttccttgatgagtctggctaatggtttatcaattttgtttatcttctcaaagaaccagcttttagttttattgatctttgctattgttttctttgtttctatttcatttctttcttctctgatctttatgatttctttccttctgctaactttgggttttgtttgttcttctttcctttaggtgtaaggttagattctttatttgagatttttcttgtttcttcaggtacgcttgtatagctataaatttccctcttcgaactgcttttgccgattcacataggttttggatcatcgtgttttcattgtcatttgtctctatgtattttttgatttcctctttgatttcttcagtgatgtctcagttatttagtaacgtattgttcagcttccatgagtttgtgttttttacctttttttttcctgtaattcatttctaatctcatagcattgtggtcagaaaagatgcttgatatgatttcagttttcttaaatttactgaggattgatttgtgatttgtgacccaagatgtgatctatcctggagaatgttccatgcgcacttgagaagaaagtgtaatctgctgttttcggatggaatgtcctataaatatcaattaaatctatctggtctattgtgtcatttaaagcttctgtttccttatttattttcactttggatgatctgtccattggtgtaagtgaggtgttaaagtcccccactattattgtgttactgtcgatttcctcttttagagctgttaggagttgccttatgtattgagctgctcctatgttgggtgcatatatatttataattgttatatcttcttcttggattgatcccttgatcattatgaagtgtctttccttgtctcttgtaacattctttattttaaagtcttatttgatatgagtattgctactccagctttcttttgatttccatttgcatgtaatatctttttctatcccctcactttcagtctgtatgtgtccctaggtctgaagtgggtctcttgtagacagcatatatatgggtcttgtttttgtatccattcagcaagcctgtgtcatttggttggagcatttaatccattcgcgtttaaggtaattatcgatatttatgttcctgtgaccattttcttaattgttttgggtttgtttttgtaggtccttttcttctcttgtgtttcccacttagagaagttcctttagcatttgttgtagagctggtttggtggtgctgtattctcttagcttttgtttgtctgtaaagcttttgatttctccatcgaatctgaatgagatctttgctgggtagagtaatcttggttgtaagttctcccctttcatcactaagtatatcatgccactcccttctggcttgtagagtttctgctgagaaatcagctcttaaccttatgggagttaccTTGTATGTTacatgtcatttttcccttgctgctttcagtaatttttctttgtctttaatttttgccaatttgattactgtgtgtcttggagtgtttctccttgggtttatcctgaatgggactctctgtgcttcctagccatgggtggctatttcctttcccatgttagggaatttttcgactataatctctttaaatattttctcatgtcctttctctctctcttctccttctgggacccctataatgcaaatgttgttgtgtttaatgttgtcccagaggtctcttaggctgtcttcatttcttttcattcttttttgtttattctgttccacggcagtgaattccatcattctgtcttccaggtcgcttatccgttcttctgcctcagttattctgctattgattccttctagtgtagttttcatttcagttattattcatctctctctgtttgttctttagttcttctaggtctttgttaaacatttctttcatcttctcaatctttgcctccattctttttccgaggtcctggatcatcttcactatcattattctgaattctttttctgg
Above is a genomic segment from Pseudorca crassidens isolate mPseCra1 chromosome 1, mPseCra1.hap1, whole genome shotgun sequence containing:
- the SENP8 gene encoding sentrin-specific protease 8, which codes for MDPVVLSYMDSLLRQSDVSLLDPPSWLNDHIIGFAFEYFANSQFHDCSDHVCFISPEVTQFIKCTGNPAEIAMFLEPLDLPHKRAVFLAINDNSNQAAGGTHWSLLVYLQDKNSFFHYDSHSRSNSVHAKQVAEKLEAFLGRKGDKLAFVEEKAPAQHNSYDCGMYVICNTEALCQNYFRQQPESLLQLLTPTYITKKRGEWKDLIATLAKN